The Kiritimatiellia bacterium genome includes the window ATACTCGCGGGGTGGGGAACGGCGGAATTTCGAGCGAAAGAGAAGTTTCCAAACGAGCCAGAGCGCCTCGCGGACGATCGCAGAACTCATTTTCGAGGCGCCGGACCTGCGTTCTTCGAAAACGATGGGAACCTCAACGATTCGAAAGCCTTGCATCCACGCATGGTGCGTCATTTCAATTTGAAAGGAGTAGCCGTTGGATTTGATCTGGTCGAGGTTGACCGTCTCCAACACGGCGCGTCGGAAACACTTGAACCCCCCTGTGGGGTCCGTGAAGGGCATTCCCGAGATGATCTGGACGTAATACGCAGCGCACTTGCTTAGAATCAATCGGCCAAGCGGCCAGTTGATCACACGGATTCCGCCTTTGTATCGGGTGCCGAGAACCAGGTCTGCTTGCTGGGCCGCCTCGCGAAACTTTGGAAGATCGGCCGGATTGTGCGAGAAGTCGCAGTCCATTTCGCCGATGAATTCATAATGACGTTCGAGGGCCCATTTGAAACCGGCAATATACGCGCGGCCGAGCCCCTGTTTTTTTTCACGATGCAGAACCCGGATGCGGGGATCTTCCGCGGCCATCCGGTCGAGCAATTGGCCCGTGCCGTCTGGCGAGTTGTCGTCGACAAACAAGATATCCGCCCAAGGAGCATGACGGTGAATCGCGGCGGCCATTTCCCGGACGTTCTCTATCTCGTTGTAGGTCGGGATAATGACGAGGTAGTCATTCATTCGACTGCACTGTAGGTTTTGACACTTGGTGGGGCAAGCGTTCGATGATTGTACCCCGATTGGACCGCCGATATAGTGAGCGCGTGAAACTTGAACTTCGATACTACGGCGACCCGATTTTACGCAAACAAGCCGAGCCCGTGCGCGCCTTTGGCATGGAATTGCGAAAGCTGATCGACGACATGCTCGAAACGATGCGCGCCGCCCAGGGCATCGGCCTCGCAGCGCCCCAAGTGGGGTGGTCCCAGGCGGTCGCAGTCATTGAAATGCCGATCGATTACGATCTCGACGAGAACGGGCAGCGTCTGAACCCGGATGCCGAGATGCCCCTGGTGCTCGTTAACCCGGCCATTCGCAACTCATCGAAGAAAATGGATTTATATGAGGAAGGTTGCCTGAGTTTTCCGGGAATCCGGGCTGAAATCGAGCGACCGTACGAAATCGAAATTGCATTTCAACTGCCCGACGGCACGTCCAAGATTCAGACCTTTCGTGATTTTCTCGCCCGGGTGATCCAGCACGAGGTCGACCACCTGAATGGCGTGTTGTTCATCGACCGGATGTCCTCCGCCAAGCGCTTCGCTCTCGCAGGGAAGTTGAAGCGTTTGAAACGCGAGACCGAGGAGCGTCTCGGGGTTTCCCCGGCATAAGCAGCCTCCCTGCGCAAATGTGGGGTCCCCTCTATTCGGCGCACCACCGCGTGCATTAATCAAATGCTAAGGGGCCAACCGCGTTGTGTATCGGAAAAAACTGCCCACCGAATGGGGAACCTGGATCCAGATGATGGATCCGTTGCCCGGCAGATCCTGAGCATGGGGAACAGCGAGCCATTCCCCATTGTCGGTCAGCGCTTCGGTGGCAAAGAGTGAATAGACGCGGCCCGTGACGGTCGGAATTCCAATCCAAAGAGGCATCTCCGGATCCATTTGCGTCCGGGGATAAGAGGCGCCGTCAATCGGAATGGAGCCGGCGATGTACTCGTCCAGATTGTTTAATCCGTCCCCGTCGTTATCGTCAGTGGGTACCGCGATTACGGGGTTGCCGAAGTAGGCACTCTCAAAGTCATCCGGCAGGCCGTCGATATCGGTGTCCCACGCCTCATCTTCTTCGATACGGACCCGTAGCTCGGCGGTCAGCCCGATGTAGTTTGGATCACCCTCGATAGCCACATGGGCAACCACGGCGGTCTGAAACGGGGGACCAGGCAGTCGATTGTCCACCACTTGTGCGGAGACGGTTGCACCGACAACCCAGTTATAGGGGGTGAAGGTCACTGTTGCCGTAAGATTTGTGAGGAACGATCTTTCGCTAATACGGACCACCACCTGGGTCGAAGGTCGGCTTCGCAGTCGCAGGGTGTACGCGAGCGTTCGACCCTCGAGAACATGCATGTCTGTGGATTCTAGAGCGATTCCCGGCGGGCCGGAAAGACCGAAGTCCAATGACTCCCTCGAGGGGCCGATCGCAACCGGATTATCGAACGCCGGTTCGAACTTTGCGCCGGCGCATTGAGTGCGGACGGTATAAATCCCTGCTTGCAGGTTGAGGAGTTGAAATGATCCGTCGCTGAGCGTACGCGTCCATACGGCAGGCGATATAGAGACGCGGGCGCCTTCCATCGGGGATCCATTCGCGAGCACGCGTCCGGCGAGCCGAAAGCGATTGACGTTGCCGACCCGCACGGCGATCGCTGCGGAAGCCCGGCCACCTTTCCTGTCGCTCGCGGTACATCGTACCAGGTATTCACCGGCCTCGGTCCAGCGATGGGTGACTGTAGACTGGTTCAGGGTCTGGGTAAAAATCTGGGAGTGAAGACCAAAGTCCCATGCGTACGCGAGGGAGTCGCCGTCCGGATCCGATGCGGTTGCCGTAAACACAAATTCTGCATTCACTGCTCCATTGGTTGCGGATGCCGTCAACAGAAGCTGAGGGGGGCGATTTGTTTCACCGCTATCCAAGTGAACATAAACCTCGATCCATTCGGAGGGCGTCGCGCCTCCCCTGGCGACAGGGGTGATGTGGATTCCGGCCGCCTCATCGCTGAACGTTCGGCCGAGCAGGAGGGCGGCATCCCATTTGTCTAGATTGTCGGCAAGAAATGCGGGAAAGCCCTGGCTGTCATTGGAATAGGGCGTCATGTCAAGGAGGATGACACCATCCTGTCCGTAATTCGGTTTTTGCCAGTCGATTTGGACACCGTGCCGCAGCCATTCGTTGGTCGTGTAGGCCATGCGATAGGTGAGCCAGTACTGCCGCTGGTTGCCCGTGTAGTCGCTGGAAGGACGTTGAATACACGCCGCAAAGGGGCCTTGTGTCGCAGACCGATGATCATGGCGATAAATGCGGATGATTCCGCTGTTGGTCACCCATGCGATCTGGTTCGTCCCGATCCAAGAGAGCCGATGTTTTTCGCCCGCGGCGAAATGCGCTGTGCGATCGTTCATATCCGGGCTGATTTGCGAACTCATGAGGGAAAATCGGTGAGCGTATTCCGTCCATTCCGCGTTGACCTCATCGCCAACGTAACCGCCTGGCGCCGAATCCCGCCCAATCGGCGTGTCGCAATCGGTCCGCCAGTAATTTGCATGAAACAGTCCCAGGTTGTGCGCGAATTCATGGCCGGTCGTGCGAAGGGTGTAGTGAGGGTGGACAACGTGGAATCCTGGCATGCCGATCCATGCGATGCCGGCATAGGGGAAATCGATCCGGTTGTTGGAGGTCGAATGTTCGGCCGATAATACGCCATAAAAGTCATAGTTATTTGCGTCGTAGCCTGCCTGTCTTGCCGCTCGCCGGGCATCATCGAGCAGTTCGATAAATCGATTTGTGTAGTACTGTCCGTTTTGGGGCAGCCGGACGATCTCGGGCACCACGGTGATGGTCAGCATCAATCGGCCAAAGGACGCATCTTTCATGTACTCGGCGACATTCACCATCGCATTGGAGACCGCGGAGATGGAGTCGGGAAACCCGGTGGCATTGGGATAATCGCAGACGATGAAGAGCATCGTCTTCGAGCCCGTGGTATAGGACGAAGCGCCAGGCTGGCCGCTGCCGGATCCACCTCCGCCTCCACTCGGGTCGGGCTGAGCGGCCGGGTCAATGTCATCTTCAGCCGCGCGGAGGGCGGCAGCCCATTTTTCCACGGCGCCGGCGTTTTCAAACGCGAGGACCTCACCCATCGATTCAACCCAGACTTTGCCAGGCTCCAGCCC containing:
- the def gene encoding peptide deformylase; translation: MKLELRYYGDPILRKQAEPVRAFGMELRKLIDDMLETMRAAQGIGLAAPQVGWSQAVAVIEMPIDYDLDENGQRLNPDAEMPLVLVNPAIRNSSKKMDLYEEGCLSFPGIRAEIERPYEIEIAFQLPDGTSKIQTFRDFLARVIQHEVDHLNGVLFIDRMSSAKRFALAGKLKRLKRETEERLGVSPA
- a CDS encoding PKD domain-containing protein, which codes for MYDWVASGSSRQAAMLDKGIALAAARRTALKELIRQNPKEALRRAISYRVRRLLPAEVESLLEEPVHAAGRYEVMVMCGLPERSNGGLSRFFDDGNRRFAVHTYGRRLDVTSKFKLSAIGIAVDDQLALSDEPVRVIPADEAVIRGLEPGKVWVESMGEVLAFENAGAVEKWAAALRAAEDDIDPAAQPDPSGGGGGSGSGQPGASSYTTGSKTMLFIVCDYPNATGFPDSISAVSNAMVNVAEYMKDASFGRLMLTITVVPEIVRLPQNGQYYTNRFIELLDDARRAARQAGYDANNYDFYGVLSAEHSTSNNRIDFPYAGIAWIGMPGFHVVHPHYTLRTTGHEFAHNLGLFHANYWRTDCDTPIGRDSAPGGYVGDEVNAEWTEYAHRFSLMSSQISPDMNDRTAHFAAGEKHRLSWIGTNQIAWVTNSGIIRIYRHDHRSATQGPFAACIQRPSSDYTGNQRQYWLTYRMAYTTNEWLRHGVQIDWQKPNYGQDGVILLDMTPYSNDSQGFPAFLADNLDKWDAALLLGRTFSDEAAGIHITPVARGGATPSEWIEVYVHLDSGETNRPPQLLLTASATNGAVNAEFVFTATASDPDGDSLAYAWDFGLHSQIFTQTLNQSTVTHRWTEAGEYLVRCTASDRKGGRASAAIAVRVGNVNRFRLAGRVLANGSPMEGARVSISPAVWTRTLSDGSFQLLNLQAGIYTVRTQCAGAKFEPAFDNPVAIGPSRESLDFGLSGPPGIALESTDMHVLEGRTLAYTLRLRSRPSTQVVVRISERSFLTNLTATVTFTPYNWVVGATVSAQVVDNRLPGPPFQTAVVAHVAIEGDPNYIGLTAELRVRIEEDEAWDTDIDGLPDDFESAYFGNPVIAVPTDDNDGDGLNNLDEYIAGSIPIDGASYPRTQMDPEMPLWIGIPTVTGRVYSLFATEALTDNGEWLAVPHAQDLPGNGSIIWIQVPHSVGSFFRYTTRLAP
- a CDS encoding polyprenol monophosphomannose synthase, encoding MNDYLVIIPTYNEIENVREMAAAIHRHAPWADILFVDDNSPDGTGQLLDRMAAEDPRIRVLHREKKQGLGRAYIAGFKWALERHYEFIGEMDCDFSHNPADLPKFREAAQQADLVLGTRYKGGIRVINWPLGRLILSKCAAYYVQIISGMPFTDPTGGFKCFRRAVLETVNLDQIKSNGYSFQIEMTHHAWMQGFRIVEVPIVFEERRSGASKMSSAIVREALWLVWKLLFRSKFRRSPPREYHPRSVASRAVPA